The window AGGCGGCTGTTGACGCAGGGCATGAGGTTGTGGCCGACACGGCCGAACTGGTGGACGACGGCGCGGATGCCGTCACCGATACGGTGGAGAACGCCGCCGATGCCGTTGAAGAGACGGCCGAGGCGGTTGTTGACGAAGGGCGCGAGGCTGTGGCCGACGCGGCTGACTTCGTGGACGACGGCGCGGATGCTGCCGCCGATACGGTGGATGACGCCGCCGATGCCGTCGAGGAGACGGCCGAGGCAGCTGTTGACGCAGGACGCGAGGCTGTGGCCGACGCGGCCGACTTGGTGGAAGATGGCGTGGATGCCGTCGCCGACTCGGCCGAATCGCTGACCGAGACGGTTCAAGACGCCGCCGCCGCTGCGGTCGATGCCGTGAAGAACGTGTTCGGCTCGGTGGTCGACCGCATCGAAGCGGCCCTCACCGACGACGACAACAACCCGGCCGAAATCGCCGAGGAAAGCCAGGAATAAGCGAATCAGTAGAAGAGAGTGATAATAAGGTTATTAAGGATTTATGGCTAATAAGGAAGATAAGTTAGAGGTTGAGGGCACGGTCATCGAACTGCTGCCGAATACGCAGTTCATGGTTGAGTTGGATAATGGTCACAAGGTGTTGTCCTATCTGTCCGGCCGGATGCGCAAGCATTACATCCGCATCCTGTTGGGCGACCGCGTGCGCGTGGAGATGACGCCCTACGACCTGAAACGCGGCCGTATCACCTACCGCTATCGCCGCAACGTGCCGACGGCCGAGGCCTAAGCGCCCCACCCCACCCAATAACCCTTCCCGCCGTGATGCGACGCCCGGCGGGCCGTCCGCTCAGCGATGGCCCGCTATCAGCGTCACCCAGTCACCGGCGGTGATGGTTTGCGCCACCTTTCCCCCGGCGGCCACCAGCGCCGCTTCCACGTCGGGAGCCTGCTCCTCGATAATACCGCTCAGGATCAGCCGCCCCCCAGGCGTCACGTAGGCCAACAATCCATTCTCGGCCAACAACCCGATAATCACCGGGGCCAGGATATTGGCGACGACCACGTCCCATTGCGCCCGGCCGGTCTGCGGCGTCACGCTGTCCAGTTCGCCGCGCCAGACGTGGATGGCCGCCAGGGCGTCGTTGCGGGCGGCGTTGTCCTGCGTGGCGCGTACGGCCAGAGCGTCGGTATCGAAGGCGGCCACCGTGTCCGCGCCCAACTTCACCGCGGCGATAGCCAGGATGCCCGATCCCGTGCCCGCGTCCAGCACGCCCATCCCCGGCGCGACGATCTGCTCCAGCGCCTGCAAACAGCCCTGCGTCGTGGGGTGCAGGCCGGTACCGAAGGCCATGCCGGGGTCGAGGGTCAACACAACGTCGTCGGGGCGGCTATCCTCGGCCGCTGCCCGATCCAGCCAGGCCGGCCAGATGACGATCCGCTTCCCCAGGCGAAACGGCCGGTAATGCTCCTTCCAGGCGTTGGCCCAATCCTCGTCGGCCAACTCGCGGAACACCGGCTCCGGCAGCGGGTAGAGGCGGGCCAGGTGATAGAGGATCTCGGCGATGCGGCGGCGCAGCGCGGGGCTGTCGTCGTCCTCGGGTACGTAGATTTTGACGGTGACGAACGGCTCCAGCGCGTCTGGGTCGGCCGTCGCCTCGTCGCCCAACTGTTCCAGGACGACGCTCTCTTGATAAGCAAAAGGCCGCAGCATCTCGGCCACGGCCTCGGCGCCCTCGCCATCGGTTCTAACGCTCACTTCCAGCCAATACATCGGCCCATTTCCCCCCTAACCAAACAGGTCGCCCAGCGCGTCTTTCAATTGCCCCAGGATGCCCTTGTCTTTCTGGGGAATGACTTCCTTGCCCAGCGTGCGCGCCAGTTGTTGGAAGAGGTCGCGCTGCTCGGTGGTCAATGTTTTGGGCGTCACCACGTTGATGATCACCAACTGGTCGCCCCGGCCGACGTTGGCCCCTCGGCCGCTGCGGTCGAGCTTGGGCACGCCCAGGCCGCGCAGGCGAAACACCCGGCCCGATTGTGTGCCGCCGGGCACGGACAGGGGCGTGTCCCCGTCCACGGTGGGCACAGTGAGTTCATCACCCAGCGCGGCCTGGGCGACGTTGATCTGCAAATCGAGCACGATGTCGTCGCCGCGGCGCTGGAAATAGTCGTGGGGCGTCACATTGAGAACGACGAACAGATTGCCGGGCGGCCCGCCGTCCAGCCCGCCCGCGCCCTCGCCCGTCAGGCGAATCTGGGTGTCGTTATCGACGCCCGGCGGCACCTTGACCTTCTTGGTCACTGTGCGGTCGATCTGCTTGCGGCCGTTGCATTCGCGGCACACGTCAAGGATCATCTCGCCGGAGCCGTTGCAGGTGGGGCAGGTGGTCACATTGACGAACTGGCCCAGGATCGACTGCTGCACGCGGCGCACTTCGCCCGAACCGTTGCAGGTGGTACAGGAGATGGGCCGCGAGCCGGGTTCCGCGCCGCTGCCGCTGCACACCGGGCACGTCTCCGCCCGGCGATACTCGATATCCCGCTCGCCGCCGAAAACGGCTTCCTCGAAGGTGATGGTCAGATCATAGCGCAGATCGGAGCCGCGCCGTGGGCCGCGCCGCCGCCGCCGCGTACCGGTCGCGCCGCCAAATGAGCCGAAGAACTCCTCGAAGATGTCGGCAAAACCGCCGTGGCCCTGGTCGAAGCCGGAGAAGCCACCGTTGCCCAGCCCGGCGTGCCCAAAGCGATCGTAGGCCGCGCGCTTGTCGTCGTCGGACAAGACCTCGTAGGCCTCGCTGATCTCCTTGAAGCGCTCCCCGGCATCCGGCTCGTTGTTCACGTCAGGGTGATACTGCCGCGCCAGACTGCGGTATTGCTTCTTCAGTTCTTCCTTGGTTGCCGCCCGGGCCACACCCAGGACTTCGTAGTAATCGCGCTTTGCGGCCATAGGATAATTAGGAATTAGGAATTACGAATTAGGAATGACGATCGGGCAGGTTGATTCCCAATTCGTAATTCCTAATTCGTAATTCGTAATTGATTAGTTCGCGTCGCTGAACTCGCCTTCAACGACATCTTCGTCTGAGCGGCCGTTATCGCCGCCGGTGGGGCCGCTCTCCGGGCCGCTGCTCTCCGGGCCGGCCGCGCCGGCCTGGTACATGGCCGCGCCGGCCTGTTGCAGCACGCCTTGCAGGCGCTCGGCGCCGCTCTGCATGCCGCTCACGTCGCCGCTGCTCATGGCCGCCTTCACAGTTTCGATCTCGCTCTGAACGGCGGCGCGATTCGTCTCCGGGATCTTGTCGCCGTTGTCGCTCAGGAACTTCTCGGCGCTATAGACGGCCGCGTCGGCCATGTTGCGCCCCTCCACTTCCTGCTTGCGGCGGGTGTCCTCGGCGGCGTGGCTCTCGGCGTCGCGCATCATGCGGTCGATCTCGTCCTTGGCCAGACCGCTGGACGGGATGATCTGCATGGCCTGCTGCCGGTTGGTGGCCTTGTCGCGGGCGCTGACGTTGAGGATGCCGTTGGCGTCGATGTCGAACGACACCTCGATCTGCGGCACGCCGCGCGGCGCGGGCGGCAGGCCGTCGAGGATGAAGCGGCCCAGGTTTTTGTTGTCGGCAGCCATCGGCCGTTCGCCCTGCACGACGACGATCTCCACCTGCGTCTGGCTGTCGCCGGCGGTGGAGAAGATCTGGCTTTTCTTGGTCGGGATGGTCGTGTTGCGCTCGATCAGTGGCGTGGCGACGCCGCCCAGCGTCTCGATGCCCAGCGTCAGCGGGGTCACGTCGAGCAGCACGACCTCTTTCACGTCGCCGCCCAACACGCCGGCCTGAATCGCCGCGCCCAGGGCCACCACTTCGTCGGGGTTGACGCCCTTGTGCGGCTCGCGGCCGAAGAACTTGCGTACCGCTTCCTGGATGGCCGGCATACGGGTCATGCCGCCGACGAGGATGACCTCGGTGATACTGCCCGTATCGAGACTGGCATCCTTCAGCGCCTTGCGGCACGGCTCGATGGAGCGCTGCACCAAATCCTCGGTCAGTTGCTCCAGCTTGGCCCGTGAGAGGGTCAGGTTCATGTGCTTCGGCCCGGTGGCGTCGGCGGTGATGAAGGGCAGATTCAGCTCGCTCTGCATCGTCGTCGATAGCTCGACCTTGGCCTTCTCGGACGCTTCCTTCAGGCGCTGCAACGCTTGCTTGTCGTTGCGCAGGTCGATGCCTTCCGACATCTTGAACTGGTCGGCGGCCCAATCGATGATGCGCTGGTCGAAGTCGTCGCCGCCCAGGAAGGTGTCGCCGTTGGTCGACTTGACCTCGAACACGCCGTCGCCCACCTCCAGGATGGAGATGTCGAACGTGCCGCCGCCCAGGTCATAGACGGCGATCAGCTCGTCCTTCTTGCTGCCCAGTCCATAGGCCAGCGACGAGGCCGTCGGCTCATTGACGATGCGCATCACTTCCAGCCCGGCGATCTTGCCCGCGTCCTTGGTCGCCTGGCGCTGGCTGTCGTTGAAATAGGCCGGCACGGTGATGACCGCCTGGGTCACGGTCTGGCCCAGATAGGCCTCGGCGTCGGTCTTGATCTTTTGCAGGATCATGGCCGAGATTTCCGGCGGCGAATACTCGCGGCCGTTCATCAACACGCGGATGTCGCCATTGGTCGCCTCATGCACCTCGTAGGGCACGTAGGTCTTGGCCCGCTGCACTTCCGGGTCGCTATACTTGCGACCCATGAAGCGCTTGACCGAGGCGATCGTGTTCTGCGGATTGATGACCGCCTGCCGCTTGGCGACCTGCCCCACCAGCCGCTCGT is drawn from Candidatus Promineifilum breve and contains these coding sequences:
- the prmA gene encoding 50S ribosomal protein L11 methyltransferase, giving the protein MSVRTDGEGAEAVAEMLRPFAYQESVVLEQLGDEATADPDALEPFVTVKIYVPEDDDSPALRRRIAEILYHLARLYPLPEPVFRELADEDWANAWKEHYRPFRLGKRIVIWPAWLDRAAAEDSRPDDVVLTLDPGMAFGTGLHPTTQGCLQALEQIVAPGMGVLDAGTGSGILAIAAVKLGADTVAAFDTDALAVRATQDNAARNDALAAIHVWRGELDSVTPQTGRAQWDVVVANILAPVIIGLLAENGLLAYVTPGGRLILSGIIEEQAPDVEAALVAAGGKVAQTITAGDWVTLIAGHR
- the infA gene encoding translation initiation factor IF-1 yields the protein MANKEDKLEVEGTVIELLPNTQFMVELDNGHKVLSYLSGRMRKHYIRILLGDRVRVEMTPYDLKRGRITYRYRRNVPTAEA
- the dnaJ gene encoding molecular chaperone DnaJ; translated protein: MAAKRDYYEVLGVARAATKEELKKQYRSLARQYHPDVNNEPDAGERFKEISEAYEVLSDDDKRAAYDRFGHAGLGNGGFSGFDQGHGGFADIFEEFFGSFGGATGTRRRRRGPRRGSDLRYDLTITFEEAVFGGERDIEYRRAETCPVCSGSGAEPGSRPISCTTCNGSGEVRRVQQSILGQFVNVTTCPTCNGSGEMILDVCRECNGRKQIDRTVTKKVKVPPGVDNDTQIRLTGEGAGGLDGGPPGNLFVVLNVTPHDYFQRRGDDIVLDLQINVAQAALGDELTVPTVDGDTPLSVPGGTQSGRVFRLRGLGVPKLDRSGRGANVGRGDQLVIINVVTPKTLTTEQRDLFQQLARTLGKEVIPQKDKGILGQLKDALGDLFG
- the dnaK gene encoding molecular chaperone DnaK, translating into MATIIGIDLGTTNSVVAIMEGGEPVVIPSSEGSRLFPSVVAVNPKTNERLVGQVAKRQAVINPQNTIASVKRFMGRKYSDPEVQRAKTYVPYEVHEATNGDIRVLMNGREYSPPEISAMILQKIKTDAEAYLGQTVTQAVITVPAYFNDSQRQATKDAGKIAGLEVMRIVNEPTASSLAYGLGSKKDELIAVYDLGGGTFDISILEVGDGVFEVKSTNGDTFLGGDDFDQRIIDWAADQFKMSEGIDLRNDKQALQRLKEASEKAKVELSTTMQSELNLPFITADATGPKHMNLTLSRAKLEQLTEDLVQRSIEPCRKALKDASLDTGSITEVILVGGMTRMPAIQEAVRKFFGREPHKGVNPDEVVALGAAIQAGVLGGDVKEVVLLDVTPLTLGIETLGGVATPLIERNTTIPTKKSQIFSTAGDSQTQVEIVVVQGERPMAADNKNLGRFILDGLPPAPRGVPQIEVSFDIDANGILNVSARDKATNRQQAMQIIPSSGLAKDEIDRMMRDAESHAAEDTRRKQEVEGRNMADAAVYSAEKFLSDNGDKIPETNRAAVQSEIETVKAAMSSGDVSGMQSGAERLQGVLQQAGAAMYQAGAAGPESSGPESGPTGGDNGRSDEDVVEGEFSDAN